Genomic segment of Vidua macroura isolate BioBank_ID:100142 chromosome 17, ASM2450914v1, whole genome shotgun sequence:
CATTTTGGCAGTTTTATCACAGGAAGCAGTAAATACTTTACTCCcatcctaaaaataaaaataaaaccaagataTTAGCAGGCTCTACGGGAAAACTGTCAAGTGTTATTCTCTTCCAGAAACAGTGTAACATCAATGTAACATGTACAGGGATTGCaagacaaagaagaaacatAAATTCAAATTGATTTATTACTATGTTACAAAAGAACAAACGGTGCTAGTTTTATCTAGCTTTTAACACACTCCTAACTTTTAAACTCACTTTTAGCCTTCTTACATCCATGCCAGCCCATCCCACTAGGACACACTCAGCACACATTTACAGCAATTTCAGTCTGTGCAATAACCATGGGTGGCAGCTTCATATGGCACTCATCTGCCTGCAGACCACACACCAATTTATCTGGACTTCTGgtaaaaatgtgcatttgtttttaaataacaacATACATCACTCCAGCAGGCATCTAGTACAGGCCCTGTGTGCATCTGCTGAGCCTTTGGAATTGTCTGTCCATTATCCTGAACTTCCCAGCAGCGAACCTGTAACAGGAGAAACAAATGCAGATAAACCATATTAACAGGAGCTTGAAAAGACTTGTCTTGAAGACTCCAGCCCTAGTTTATCCAACAAAAAGTATGGTTATAAATGCcaaagtctgtttttttttcagaactagtgaaacctttttctttttgcttatgTTCCATTCACCTGTAGAACCAAAACTCAACCCCACAACCTCAATTCCACCTCAAGAGTGCCTTGCAAACCTGTAACCCCTCACCACAGTGTCCTGGAGAACCCTGAACCCTCAGCTGGGCAGAACACAACAGTTAGAAAACATGCCCACATCTgtcttccctccctgcctgagCCAGCTGGGATCTCATCcttcaaaccaaaaaaaaaaaaaaaaaaaaatgttatgatAACTTAATCTTTTTGGGTTTGCAATGATTTATCAGTCATATTAAACTTAATGCCTTGGTATCAGACCTAAATGTTGCAGTTCTTCAACAGGTTAGGTTTTCAGGGGCCCTGTGCAAGCTTTTGGGATCCCATTTTGCACTTTAGGCACTTTATTCAATCTGCATGTCTAAGTGAGAATACTTACATCATTTGCCCACGATCCTGCAATGAGGAAGTTACCCGGCAGCGTCGGTGGACTAAATGCTAAACAAGATATGCTGTCATCAGGTGGAGATGTTACTTCAATATCCTAGGGAGGACAGGAGACAGAACAACTTTTGAAAACTGTAAACCGAGCTCTTATTACTTCTACAGAATGAGTCAGTAGGTCCTGCTGTGACAAACTAGCACACCCAGCAGCACGGGGGGCTGACACACGTACCTTCATCGGGTTGTGGTTATCTGCTGTCGTGCTGCCGAACATGCTGGTACCGCCGGTACCGAACCCCGACGTCGATCCGAACAGACTCATCCTTGCCCTGCGAACGAGCGAAACGTTGAGCCCCGCAAGGCCCTCGAGCGTGCTCGGGGCGTCTCAGCGCAGCCACCAGAGCAGCACGGCCCTGGGAGGCACCCGGGGATATACAGATATACCAAACCaaacacagtaaaataaaataaagaaataaataaacaacaacttGCTGTTGGACCCCCACAGCTCCCGGCTGCCCACCCTGCCGCGGATCCCTCTCGGGCCGTGCCCCAGCCAAAGGCGAATCCCGGAGCCCAAACGCGAGCCCGGCCGGGGGTGCTGCCCCTCTGGCGCACACCCCGGCCGGGGCTCCCCGCCCACCCCCGAGGCCGCCGCTCCTCGGGGCTCCCTCTGCCCGGCCGGCGGCACCCGGGACGGCCCCCGGGCGCTGCCGCGGTGCCGGGCGGGggcgcgggccggggccgccctcACGCACCGCTACGGGCCCGCTCCGGCCCGGGACCTGCGACGCGGCCGGCGGCGAGCGCGGGACGGGCCGCGCCTCCTGCGCAggcgccgcggggcggggccgcgaCTGCGCCCTGCGCGGGcagggcggggccggggcggggccggggcggggccggcccaGCCAGAGGCGAATCCCGGTTTCCTTCCAGAGCCGCGGGAGGAGCCGCGagttggggattttggggaaattttgggattttggggatgtCCCCGAGCCGCAGGTGACCTGACCCTCCTGACGTACAGCGGCTTCTGCACCAGCCCTGTATTCCCTGGGATTACAGAGTCACATTGTGACTCTGCCGCTGTACTGTAAATAAAAAGAGCGTTTCATTCAAGTTTGATACTGATGGAACagctgtaaaaaaaccccaactaaaTAAATCTACTGAAAATACCATGCTGATGGCTGTGGAGATCAATTTTGGAGGCATTTTCTATGCAGTCAATCTGACTCCCTcacataaaaattaatgtacACTTTAATCACCACAGCTTTCTGCTTGTCTTTACTGTTTTACAgccaacaaaataaataaaatgaacaagCGTTTCTGTTATGATGTGTATTATTAACAGgattatttattaaattcttAATCAGTAACATCCACTTTCTTATTTGTTCATTGAACACAAATAATAGTTTGATTGCTGAAACATTTGTAGCTGCTTGAGATACACAGTAATCAGGAATTATTTCTGGCTTTTAGGTCCAAATTTACAGTgaacacaaaaccccacaatgCTGTgcctaaaataatttccaaaaagAGGTACATATAATAAATTCTTAAGCAAGTCTTTCCCTCCATTCAAATACAAAAACCTTGGTACAGCATCAAGCAGTGCTTTAAGATAGAAGGCAAAACAATTCTTGGATATGTTTTTGAACTTCACATTTTTCTGGCCAGAAAGGACATATTTCATTATCTTTTCTATGTGCACTATTACATATAGCACTGTTTCACAGCAGAAACCACAGAATGGAAGTAGCAGTAGACCACAAAAATCATAATTACTCTTATAGtttgaacaaagaaaaagagaatattaTACTCTAGGTACAGAGATAAAGAAATTGAACAAGAAACTGACAGATACTCCTGTGTACTTCTTTATCTTAAGTGTAGTTAAATTAAATCAATATAtagaaatacatttcatttGCAGAGCAGCACTCATAACCATCCACCAAACTGCAGTTTGTTTGGTAAATAGACTCTGGACAGGTAATCTGACGAGACAGAAGTTAAAACTTGAATTTCAGCCTTCAGTTTAGATGCTGCCATAATTTCCAgctaaaagagggaaaaaaaaaaaaaaagaggaaaaattaatgtGTGTAGGAAGTTAAGTAAGAAAATTCCATCCACTCATTGTATGTGCATGTAGAGCTGTAAAGTGGTTCAGAGAGACATTCCAAGCTTTCTCAATCTTGCCTTCTTTTAGGGCTACAAAACCTGGCTGGTTCTGCTATCCTAAAAGCTTGTCAGATACAGGATCTGTCCTGTGGGGAGTAAGAAATTGAAAACAGTAGGTTTATACAAACCTCTTTTTTCCACAGTGGCTGACAAGCAATGTAAGGTCTCTTTTGAATACTTGCTAACTTATTTTCATCTTGCTTTGTAAATGGAATCAAGGCATCTTTGCATATGTTTaatctgtaaagaaaataaaattcttacattttctcacacacttaaaaatatatttgtccaTCTTGTTTCCTTATATTAAGCCAAAATGATGCAAGGAAAGAGTAATGgatttaaatagatttttgtgCAGTAAGTCAGCCTGCATTTCCTGTCTGTGAAGCAGAAGGatacttctgtttcttctggGGAAATAACTCACCTCTCGAGATCAGATGGAAGGAGACCAAGCCACTTGACAGAGGGAACAGTGAGATGATGGGCCTCAAAGGACATTGACTAAAATAGGAAAGGTCAGCTATAACATTCAGTGATCTGTGGTTTAACTTGGGatgttctttttccatttctctcctgaACATTCACccatctgctcctgccctctgcctTCACCTATATGCTCCCACCTTCCATGATGTGCTTCCATACCTTGTCTGTAGCCATGTAACATGATAATACTTCCTTGTTCCTCTTGTTCCTCTTTACTTCTTCCATAATGTTGCACACTAACACAAGTATCCCTAAGCAAATTCTCAGTCCAGAATAAAATCTTTACCAACACAACATTATTTTGTGGAGAATCACCCATGTCACATTTaggttctcctcctcccaaggCCCCTCCAGCCTTTGTTCCTCTTCTAAGGcagaaacaaatccaaatgGTGAACCCTTTTCTATTTGGACTGTCTGAAAACTGCCTGTGCAGCAGAGAAAAACCGTGAAATATGGTTAAATGAAACACCTGGCATTACTATCCAGTTTCTTTTCGTTGcaggaaaaaactgtttctgCAGACACACAAGGCCTAAAAATCACCTCTTTGTGTTGAAACAAAATGGTAAAAGGCAGCACCCATTCTGACAGAGGCTGTAGCATTTCATGCATTCCAGCTTCCAGGATGGGCTACAAAACAATGtgtttgaagaggaaaaaatatactCACCACAGATCCATATTTGTAGACGCACATTATTTCTACACCTGGGTTGCAGAATAGCAAAAGTCAAGTGTCTGTCTGCACAAAGGGCATGCTTAAGGAGACtgtttaaaaaatcagtttcatGGCACAACAGTTATGGCTTTATGATTAGTGAGGTTTTTATggtttacatatatttttagatTATGTCAAAACAATCAGAATCTCAGCATGTCACCTTCATGTAGTTAAATGTTTTACACTATCTGTGTTCAGTCCATTCAAACCCAAGGGTAATCAGCTCTTTTACACATTGCCCAATATTTCTTATTGAAAGTGTCTGTCTTTATCCTGTGTTATTCATATCTCTTAATACTATTTCTTTAAGCAGCTGCTTCTCACTTTGCAGTAGTCTCCCCCATTTCAGATGGGATCGATGTAGATAGATCACCTTCTGAATGTGTCGGATTTCTGAGCTCTCAGAACCCTCCCATAAGAGTGAGAAAAGACATTCTAAacaaattttgctttccttttatgCCTTTGAGCCTCTACAGATTTACCATGTGGATCTGCATCCATAAGGGTGAAAATAGGAATTTGAAAAGAATCCCACAGCTTCCTGACCAAAAGTCGTGTATTAAGATCTGGTATGCCTCTTccctaaagaaataaaagaaaagcagacagtTTTATATTAACTGAAACAACATCTGGCTACATATGCGTTTACATTTgccatttaaaagcaaacaaacaaacaaaatgctggCAGAAAcatttctccagcagctgttttgCAGGGAAAGTCCTATGCTCCTATTTTGGCTTTGTGCAGAgggagagccaggctgggagcagctgggcaggTGTTCTGGAGTATGGGCACTGCAGGAGCATCAGGCATTCCTCTGTTCAAGGAGTAAATTTGTAAGGTCTGGGAGTTGATACATAGATGTAGCCTGGTGTCTGCATAGGCTGGTGTAAGAAGGCCACTTTTTTATCTTAACCTAATATTTATGGCACTAATGGAACAATATAAAACAAGTTCTTGCTATGGCTGACTGAAGCTGGACTATTTGTGGCATAGCATAGTAGAAGTGCTTATCTCTCTTAGGAAtggcaaaatgttttttcctccttgtatGCATATTTCATTTACACATTCCTGTTAATTCCCCTGGCTCCACAGCTCTTTCAGTACTGTCCAAAATCAACCAATTCTCTTTCATTTGGGTTTGCAAAACCTCAGGTCTTGAAGGACAAAAGGTCATGGAAGAGCTGAGCCTTTCTGAGACTGAGCAGCAactttgcagcagcacaggaagctGATAAGCTACCAAGCTCTAAGGAGATGTTTGGAGGAAATAAGTATTTAGAACATGTATTTCATAGTTCTATGAggataattaaattttaaaaaatattgttaaatatGTTTCCTATTAATTTTATGATGGCCTTTTGCCCAAGTTTGAGCCGCTCTACAATGCTAAAGTATTCCTTAAATTAGGTGTAGCTGGAGGATATGAAATACAAGGTGCATACCGTGATCATGATACATGGGGACACTTTATTGAAGAAGTTGTCATCCAGGAGTCTCTGGAAAGTTGCATCTTTTTCTACAATTAATATAAATTTGGCATGTGAGGTTAAATCTTTTGTGTTAAGGCCAGCTGTGCGTAAAATGATCCATCACACCAATCAATTAAAACTAACTGCTCTAAAATACCTGTTCTGCAGCCAAGAGCAGTGATCATGACTCAATTTCAGAGCcaacaaggaaagcaaaaattacCAGAACGTTGTTTAACTTGgaatatttcttgtttttactttctttttttcaatctATGATTAGAGTTCTTGCTCAAAGGATACTTTTAATTCCTTGAACATTAGATGGCACAGTGACTGcctaaaacaacaaaaatgagatttatcattttaaataaagaaaattatatattttaaaataacaacatTAGGTAATGAAGGACACGATTTCATCCTGAAACCACCATCCTCCTCTATATGCAAGATCAGTTCTGACATTTTCACCTCTTTACAAGTGCATTCATATGCACTATTGTGTAGTGGTCTAGGAGTCCCCTGTCATAACAAGATGCTTTTCAAAAGTATTTGTGCCACTGTTGCAGAAAATTGTTCATCCTATGGGCATGATGGAGATAACAATACCCTGATTAATGTTTTATCTGTGTTagctaggaaaaaaagtctgcttGGTGTGAAGATTGCAAATTTAATACAGacttaaaacatttaaacattcCTTTTGTAAGACCATTAAATTCATTCTTTTACTGGCCTCTAACCTGATTTTATGAGCATTTTGGAGCAACTGCTTGAAGACGTGGTGATGTTTACTTTACATCTTCAGTTAGGATTGGCTGAATCTGGCAAGCATATGGATGAGAAAACAGGAACTGGGGGAAGAACTTGGTCAAAGAGAATGTATATATGGAAGTGTGTGGTCTGTTTTAACTCCTGACCGTAAATCACCCCAGTGCCAGGCTGAAACAactcagcaaataaaaatatggagaTCAGTAACAGGGGACTTAATGCTTACAAACAAACTGTAATGAGCAGCTAAGGTTACCCTTCAATTTTGAAATGACCAACTGAGGCTTACaatgaacatatttttcagaaaattgtgACAGTAGTCAGCAAGTCtgagttttatttctgctttctttctctaCACTGCTGTAGAAAATCTTTCAGGACTAGGCCAGTTGAATTGCCTCCCCTTAAACCAATTTTgacttgttttctctctctgccagAATTCAATCTGCTGTGACAGAAATGTTCTATGTTCAGAGTGCCCAGGATTTTTTGCTTCAGGAGCACTCATTTGACAAAACACTGTAATATAAAGCCTAAGATATGTAATATATACACCTTCCTCTGCAAGGATCCCATGGCAGAAGGTAGTGCTAAAAACCATATCCAAAGATTTATTCCTGGTGGGTCCAGCTCAGAATTATAATACGGAGTCTTAGCTCTAGAATTACCAATTCAGTTAAGcaatattttcatctgttttattCACCCAGGTTGTAATGCCTCAATTTGTCACAAGCAGAGGTTTTTGTAATAAATGTACACTGTAACCTGACCTACAAGGAGTGCAGGTTATCTTGTACAGGCAGATGCTATGGATTGTGTTTGTGGTTTATAATACATACTGTTGCACTGCAGGTACAATTCACTTTTGTACCATCTTCCTCAGTGTAACTTAAATTaccagcaacaaaacctttaGTTGTagacagctggaaaaaataaaagttgtaCAGAGTAAATGGGAAGTTACTGTACTGCACAGATAAAACAAGAAATCTCTGAGAATTCCCACTGGTACTAAGCAGTGGTTCACTGCCATCAGCCTTTTAAACACTAAGCAATGTTTTGTCCTCATGGACATAAAGACttacaagaaataattttatgtatgAAGGAACCCTTGCAAGATATGAGTCAATTTGACAGGTAGTTACATTTctgatgtattttaaattttcatttaaccCCCAAATTATCAATTCATTTGAGTAGAAACTTGTAAACAGGTGTCTTGCACGCTGAAGTTTAAGCACTGCCTTCTCTAGATGATAACAAAAGCTCCTGTGATTTTAGCTGGCAGTTTGTCCCAAACCCTTTGGAAAAAGCAAACTCAATGaattttttgtgaagaaaaaaatcttttgaatgCACAATAACTAGGTTTCATTAGCACCAATGAGACTTTTATTTTAACTATTTAATTCTAGCTAACAACTTTTTGTGATATTTCCCTTTGCAGTTTAGTCAGTTTAATGATATTtggaaataatgataaaaatactGATAAGAAGCCACTTACCACATGAAGACTTCTGCGGGGTATCTTAAGCATGCAAGAAATGTCATTGATTATTTGGTCCACAACACTTTGGCTACCAAACAGTAGAGTATCTGAATAATATATATCTCTATCAAGACAAAATATTGTATTTGTAATTATAATACTGAAACAGCTGCAGGCTCATGAGAATTTTATAAAGAACATGGTTAACCAGATAAACCTAAAGCATTCTATGTACAGGAATCCTGCAGGTTTGTATCCTACAGGCTGATTTTCACAACAACATACTTAAAACACAGCTTTATCTGAAATTGCAGAAATTGACTCCATTACCTTTTAGTTGCATAAGTGTTGCTCTGCACCATCTTATAGATCATTGATAATATTTTGAGCatcagagctgaaaaaaaaaatacattttacaaaatattctatccattttcagaaatgtataTACAATAATTTATCTTTATATAAGACCATATTTGTGTCCCATAAATAAAAGTTTGAAATGTACTGTGAAAATACAGAGAGATTGTACTATTCAATAGACTCATTAATTTCTAgcataatgagaaaaaatatgagGGGGTTAAGTGAGGGAATGTATGCACTTATGTCCAGGCCAAGAAATGAAATGACTgagttagaaaaagaaatgagctTATTGTCTGTATTCCAAGATTCCTTTCCTGGCCAGCTTTTTGAAGAAGGGTGATGTTTTTATATTAAGACACACTGAATATGCCTTTAGTTGATATCCATTAAGGGAAGGGAGAAACTCTAAGAATATTGTATTAATTTCACTGTCACTCACTATAATttaatagaggaaaaaatagaaaagctgaaaggcTGATCATAGTATCAGCTTATGTCAGCCACACACTTCCAAATTGTAGTGcacaatattttatgttttttatgtttctttaaGAACTTGGGaactaaggggaaaaaaagaaaaacccaagcACTCCACTTTGGACTTCTTTTTAACTTACCAAATCTTCTTGCTGATTGAGGGCAGTCACTTCTTATTTGTTTTGTAGTACAAGCTGGTATCATCTGTAGACCTACAGAATCTTTAAATCTGACATAATGCAAACAAACACAATAAACTGCAAACTCCCTGAGTACAAGTGACTTGTTCTCTGCAAGGTAACTCAGACTCAGGAACTCCTTTCCTATGATCAAACACAGCAGTGCTATTTTCAGACTCAGCACAGAAACTGTCAGCTTGGGTGGGCTTGGGGTAGCCAAAGGAAAAAGACAGCAAAGAGTTTCTCAGGAAGATGGTTCAAGGCTGAATTAAAGTATAAAGTAGATAAGTTTCCAGACAGAAATAGAAGTATTTTATACATGTTTAGAACTGTTAATGTATCAGCATCAGTAATTACATAGtatgaaaacaaaggaagaaataagaagaaaaaatctgagtcattattaaaataaaaatcgTCTGACACCAGTGACTTCCTGATGCAGACTGTATGAAAATTTGTTACTATTTCAGAATACAATAATGCTATCTAAATTATGTCCTTAAATTATTATCAAGATAACTTAATTGCATTCTGTTATTAagtgttggaaacaaaaagagGGTGTATCCTGCTCTCTAAACAGTTGTTTAACCTAAACGAGCTCCAGTATTTCATGCTTCACCATTTCACATCTGAAGGCACACATTTCACCAAAAGAAtcaattattttcttaaggacacttcattattttactttaatttaatttagtgCCTTATGATCCTGCCTTTAAagcattctttttcatttcagattttcataggtacattttaaaagtgctgGTGGTTTAATGGCTATAATTCTATCCCAAACCAGATCATGTTTCCAAATCCGTTTGTCCGAGGTTTTGCTCCGTGCGTCCTTTGGGTGGCAGAGCGCACACGCTGCACAAATCTATCGGGACAGCCCGGTGCAGCATCTGCCTGCCAGCTTTAAAGCAACTTTATTGCCTTTGTGTTGCaacattttaaagttatttgTGCTTTTCGCTTGCCTGCTCCCAACATTGTaactgaaaaggagaaaagctgtAATCAAGACTCCCCTGAATTACTCTCAGGTTAAACCTGGATCATTCCCATTCTGCCCAGGTCTGTTCTTACTCCAGCGGGGTAGTTTTCCATAAGAGATATCTGAGATTACACTTCTCCACCAGAAAGAATGATTCTGCTCTTTTTGATAAGATTGATGACTCTTATTTTTAACATACTGTGATCTTAACTCGTTTTAATTTGAACATTTTCCCCCATATGTGTTCAGATGGTAACTAACAGCtcacatttgtttttctaacatGGAATGCCATTTCCCCAAAGACTGCCAAAAATTGCAAAACTTCGTaagagtattttaattttacaaacaTCTGAGTGAAACATTTTTGTCAAACTATCAAGACACAAAACATTAAATTCCCTGGAACCTACAAGCTTTTTAGTTAACTGATTACCTTCAGGCCCCTCAGGTTTTTTGATTGGCAGAAGTTTATTGTTCTCATTAAATGAGTATTCCACCAGAGTGTTATGCCTGGAAAGTTTGCTGTGCTTCCTCAATCTTAAATGTTTGTAATGTGTCCATGTACAAGCACCTCTGTAATCTTATCAATCTGAATATCCTTTAACCTGCTGATGTCCAAAGCTCTTACAAGGCCCGAGCCAGATTTGTGTCTTCCCTTATTCTTTTGCTATTGTATTGTAGAAATCAGCTAATCTCTCAGGTTTGatgattttcagtttaaatgaaCTCCTTGGAAAAATACTGTTCCACAATCAACTTCTACAAATCACAGAATGTGCTATAAAGGAGGacaggtttctttttctctgatcCTGTCTAG
This window contains:
- the SPO11 gene encoding meiotic recombination protein SPO11, encoding MEKHGLCSTETPAGNKASFRETSLSGQESHVPSSEVLEAIENVIQGVLQSLAQKKAPVLTVANRTDWRNIEFKDSVGLQMIPACTTKQIRSDCPQSARRFALMLKILSMIYKMVQSNTYATKRDIYYSDTLLFGSQSVVDQIINDISCMLKIPRRSLHVLSTTKGFVAGNLSYTEEDGTKVNCTCSATAVTVPSNVQGIKNLTSHAKFILIVEKDATFQRLLDDNFFNKVSPCIMITGRGIPDLNTRLLVRKLWDSFQIPIFTLMDADPHGVEIMCVYKYGSVSMSFEAHHLTVPSVKWLGLLPSDLERLNICKDALIPFTKQDENKLASIQKRPYIACQPLWKKELEIMAASKLKAEIQVLTSVSSDYLSRVYLPNKLQFGGWL